Proteins encoded within one genomic window of Streptomyces sp. NBC_01314:
- a CDS encoding PHP domain-containing protein gives MDPVEALDRIAFLLERDRAPTYRVRAFRTASAVLGALPADEVAERATAGSLESLKGVGPKTAQVAREALAGEVPGYLRKLEQGAEAPLTDDGAGAELMKLIRGDCHVHSDWSDGGSPIEEMGRTAARLGHEWTVLTDHSPRLTVARGLSTERLREQLDVVAALNETWAPFRLLTGIECDILDDGSLDQEPELLERLDVVVVSVHSKLRMDARAMTRRMVAAVRDPHSDVLGHCTGRLVTGRGRPESEFDAEAVFSACAETGTAVEINSRPERLDPPRRLVRAAVEAGVLFSIDTDAHAPGQLTWQVHGCARAEECGVPTDRVVTTWGAEEVLGWARDREVPEGVLSA, from the coding sequence GCTTTCCTGCTGGAGCGCGACCGGGCCCCCACCTATCGCGTACGGGCGTTCCGTACGGCCTCGGCCGTGCTCGGCGCGCTCCCTGCGGACGAGGTGGCCGAACGGGCGACCGCCGGCTCTCTGGAGTCTCTGAAGGGCGTCGGGCCGAAGACCGCGCAGGTGGCGCGCGAGGCGCTGGCCGGGGAGGTGCCGGGCTATCTGCGCAAGCTGGAGCAGGGGGCCGAGGCCCCGCTCACCGACGATGGTGCGGGCGCGGAGCTGATGAAGCTGATCAGGGGTGACTGCCATGTGCACTCCGACTGGTCGGACGGCGGCAGCCCGATCGAGGAGATGGGCCGGACCGCCGCGCGCCTCGGCCACGAGTGGACGGTGCTCACCGACCACTCCCCCCGGCTGACCGTCGCCCGGGGTCTGTCCACGGAGCGGCTGCGGGAGCAGCTCGACGTGGTGGCCGCGCTGAACGAGACGTGGGCGCCGTTCCGGCTGCTCACCGGCATCGAGTGCGACATCCTCGACGACGGCTCGCTGGACCAGGAGCCCGAGCTGCTGGAACGGCTCGACGTGGTGGTGGTGTCCGTGCACTCCAAGCTGCGGATGGACGCGCGCGCGATGACCCGGCGCATGGTCGCCGCCGTCCGCGACCCGCACTCCGATGTGCTGGGGCACTGCACGGGGCGGCTGGTCACGGGGCGGGGGCGGCCCGAGTCGGAGTTCGACGCGGAGGCGGTGTTCTCGGCGTGTGCGGAGACGGGGACGGCCGTGGAGATCAACTCCCGGCCGGAGCGGCTGGATCCGCCCCGGCGGCTGGTGCGGGCCGCTGTGGAGGCGGGGGTGCTGTTCTCGATCGATACGGACGCGCATGCGCCGGGGCAGCTGACGTGGCAGGTGCATGGGTGCGCTCGGGCGGAGGAGTGTGGGGTGCCGACGGACCGGGTGGTGACCACGTGGGGGGCGGAGGAGGTGTTGGGGTGGGCTCGGGATCGGGAGGTTCCGGAGGGGGTTTTGAGTGCCTAG